Proteins encoded together in one Streptomyces umbrinus window:
- the glnA gene encoding type I glutamate--ammonia ligase: MFQNADEAKKFIADEDVKFVDVRFCDLPGVMQHFTVPAEAFDPTEELAFDGSSIRGFQAIHESDMALRADLTTARVDPFRRDKTVNINFFIHDPITGEQYSRDPRNVAKKAEAYLASTGIADTAYFGPEAEFYVFDNVRFETKSNEAFYHIDSEAGAWNTGALEDNRGYKVRYKGGYFPTPPVDHFADLRAEISLELNKSGLQVERQHHEVGTAGQAEINYKFNTLLAAADDLQLFKYIVKNVAWRNGKTATFMPKPIFGDNGSGMHIHSSLWANGDPLFYDEAGYAGLSDTARYYIGGILKHAPSLLAFTNPTVNSYHRLVPGFEAPINLVYSQRNRSAAMRIPITGSNPKAKRVEFRAPDSSGNPYLAFSALLLAGLDGIKNKVEPAEPIDKDLYELAPEEHAGVAQVPTSLPAVLDRLEADHEFLLAGDVFTPDLIETWIDYKRTNEIAPLQLRPHPHEFELYYDV, encoded by the coding sequence ATGTTCCAGAACGCCGACGAGGCCAAGAAGTTCATCGCGGATGAGGACGTCAAGTTCGTCGACGTCCGCTTCTGCGACCTGCCTGGCGTGATGCAGCACTTCACGGTGCCGGCAGAGGCCTTCGACCCGACCGAGGAACTGGCCTTCGACGGCTCCTCGATCCGCGGCTTCCAGGCCATCCACGAGTCCGACATGGCGCTCCGCGCCGACCTGACCACCGCGCGCGTCGACCCCTTCCGCCGCGACAAGACGGTCAACATCAACTTCTTCATCCACGACCCGATCACGGGCGAGCAGTACTCCCGTGACCCGCGGAACGTGGCGAAGAAGGCGGAGGCGTACCTCGCGTCGACCGGTATCGCCGACACCGCGTACTTCGGCCCCGAGGCCGAGTTCTACGTCTTCGACAACGTGCGCTTCGAGACCAAGTCGAACGAGGCCTTCTACCACATCGACTCCGAGGCGGGCGCCTGGAACACCGGTGCGCTGGAGGACAACCGCGGCTACAAGGTCCGTTACAAGGGCGGTTACTTCCCGACCCCGCCGGTCGACCACTTCGCCGACCTGCGTGCCGAGATCTCCCTGGAGCTGAACAAGTCCGGCCTCCAGGTCGAGCGCCAGCACCACGAGGTGGGCACCGCAGGACAGGCCGAGATCAACTACAAGTTCAACACGCTGCTCGCCGCGGCCGACGACCTCCAGCTCTTCAAGTACATCGTGAAGAACGTCGCCTGGCGCAACGGCAAGACCGCGACCTTCATGCCGAAGCCGATCTTCGGTGACAACGGCTCGGGCATGCACATCCACTCGTCGCTGTGGGCCAACGGCGACCCGCTGTTCTACGACGAGGCCGGTTACGCGGGCCTGTCGGACACCGCCCGCTACTACATCGGCGGCATCCTCAAGCACGCCCCGTCGCTGCTGGCCTTCACCAACCCGACGGTGAACTCGTACCACCGCCTGGTCCCGGGCTTCGAGGCCCCGATCAACCTGGTCTACTCGCAGCGCAACCGCTCCGCGGCCATGCGTATCCCGATCACGGGCTCGAACCCCAAGGCCAAGCGCGTCGAGTTCCGCGCGCCCGACTCCTCCGGCAACCCGTACCTCGCCTTCTCGGCGCTGCTGCTCGCGGGCCTCGACGGCATCAAGAACAAGGTCGAGCCGGCCGAGCCGATCGACAAGGACCTCTACGAGCTGGCTCCCGAGGAGCACGCGGGCGTCGCCCAGGTCCCGACCTCCCTCCCGGCCGTCCTGGACCGCCTCGAGGCCGACCACGAGTTCCTGCTCGCGGGCGACGTCTTCACTCCCGACCTGATCGAGACGTGGATCGACTACAAGCGCACCAACGAGATCGCTCCGCTGCAGCTGCGTCCGCACCCGCACGAGTTCGAGCTCTACTACGACGTGTGA
- the pspAB gene encoding PspA-associated protein PspAB: MGFLDILLGRSRPVAPDLDQLFGLPSAAVTLEAAAGFTPTGHGSVCFASVEGAAFDDVREEVRELLDADSEPPVEVSRDDYGYTWLVSRREPDDLPALVGDLHAVNSTLEGSGFGPQLLCSVVGFQHGDGRRLGLVYLYKRGTFYPFAPLPGDGRRRDNALELQVRAALGNDLRVEQDLGRWFPLWGAPGLG; this comes from the coding sequence ATGGGGTTCCTCGACATCCTCCTCGGCCGCAGCAGGCCCGTCGCGCCCGATCTCGACCAGCTCTTCGGGCTGCCGTCGGCCGCCGTGACACTGGAGGCGGCGGCCGGTTTCACGCCGACCGGGCACGGTTCGGTGTGCTTCGCGTCCGTCGAGGGGGCCGCCTTCGACGACGTACGGGAGGAAGTGCGGGAGCTGCTCGACGCGGACTCGGAGCCGCCGGTGGAGGTGAGCCGGGACGACTACGGGTACACCTGGCTGGTGTCGCGGCGGGAGCCGGACGATCTGCCCGCGCTCGTCGGTGATCTGCACGCGGTGAACAGCACGCTGGAGGGCAGCGGGTTCGGCCCGCAACTGCTGTGCTCGGTGGTCGGGTTCCAGCACGGCGACGGGCGGCGGCTCGGGCTCGTCTATCTCTACAAGCGCGGGACCTTCTACCCGTTCGCGCCGCTGCCCGGTGACGGCCGGCGGCGCGACAACGCGCTGGAGCTGCAGGTCAGGGCCGCCCTCGGAAACGACCTGCGGGTGGAGCAGGACCTGGGCCGGTGGTTCCCGCTGTGGGGAGCGCCGGGCCTGGGTTAG
- a CDS encoding RDD family protein, with the protein MDNRQAIGSWLSGPRAAAEEAGADFGYRGEQLGLPESGPGSIARPGRRLAALAVDWGLCLLIAYGLITDGYGQATGNWALAVFFVVSVLTVGTLGFTPGKRLFGLRVLALDTGTVNPLRALLRTALLCVALPALIWDRDGRGLHDRLARTVEVRI; encoded by the coding sequence GTGGACAACAGGCAAGCAATCGGATCGTGGCTCTCCGGACCCCGCGCGGCCGCGGAGGAAGCCGGTGCCGACTTCGGATACCGCGGCGAGCAGTTGGGTCTGCCCGAGTCGGGCCCCGGCTCGATCGCCCGCCCCGGGCGCCGTCTGGCGGCCCTCGCCGTCGACTGGGGCCTGTGCCTCTTGATCGCATACGGCCTGATCACCGACGGCTACGGCCAGGCGACGGGCAACTGGGCGCTGGCCGTCTTCTTCGTGGTGAGTGTCCTGACCGTCGGCACGCTGGGCTTCACCCCGGGCAAGCGCCTGTTCGGCCTCCGTGTCCTCGCCCTGGACACCGGCACGGTCAACCCGCTCCGCGCCCTCCTGCGCACGGCCCTCCTGTGCGTCGCCCTCCCGGCGCTGATCTGGGACCGCGACGGCAGGGGACTGCACGACCGCCTGGCCCGCACGGTCGAGGTCAGGATCTGA
- the htpX gene encoding zinc metalloprotease HtpX produces the protein MQSRFQADRGLTARMGITLFLLGLLYVAFVAVLIVLLKSWVLVVVIAAALLGAQYWFSDRIALYAMHGRVVEREEYPQLHGVIDRLCATADMPKPVVAVSDMEMPNAFATGRNADHAAICVTTGLLRRLDPAELEGVLAHELSHVAHRDVAVITVASFLGVLAGLVVRFTLYSQVFGGRGRKDQNTVVVLMTVMAVSAAVYALSFLLIRALSRYRELAADRAGAMLTGRPSALASALTKLTGDIAKIPTRDLRTAQAFNAFYFTPAFGAAPGGRRLFSSLLSTHPSLDDRLDQLGRISGELGEAPAPGKAG, from the coding sequence ATGCAGAGCCGCTTCCAGGCCGACCGGGGACTGACCGCGAGGATGGGCATCACACTGTTCCTCCTCGGGCTCCTGTACGTGGCCTTCGTGGCCGTGCTGATCGTGCTGCTGAAGTCCTGGGTGCTGGTCGTGGTCATCGCCGCGGCGCTGCTCGGCGCGCAGTACTGGTTCTCGGACCGGATCGCGCTGTACGCGATGCACGGGCGGGTCGTCGAGCGCGAGGAGTATCCGCAGCTGCACGGGGTGATCGACCGGCTCTGCGCGACCGCCGACATGCCGAAGCCCGTGGTCGCCGTCTCCGACATGGAGATGCCGAACGCCTTCGCCACCGGGCGCAACGCCGACCACGCCGCGATCTGCGTCACGACCGGGCTGCTGCGCCGACTCGACCCCGCCGAGCTGGAGGGCGTACTCGCGCACGAGTTGTCGCATGTGGCGCACCGCGATGTCGCGGTGATCACCGTGGCCTCGTTCCTGGGCGTGCTCGCCGGGCTGGTCGTGCGCTTCACCCTCTACTCGCAGGTGTTCGGCGGGCGGGGGCGGAAGGACCAGAACACGGTCGTCGTCCTGATGACGGTGATGGCGGTGTCCGCGGCCGTCTACGCGCTCAGCTTCCTGCTCATCCGGGCCCTGTCCCGGTACCGCGAACTGGCCGCCGACCGGGCCGGGGCCATGCTCACCGGGCGTCCTTCGGCGCTGGCCTCCGCGCTGACCAAGCTGACCGGGGACATCGCGAAGATCCCCACACGTGATCTGCGGACCGCGCAGGCCTTCAACGCCTTCTACTTCACGCCCGCGTTCGGTGCCGCGCCGGGCGGCCGCCGGCTCTTCTCCTCCCTGCTGTCGACGCACCCCAGCCTGGACGACCGGCTTGATCAACTCGGCCGTATCTCCGGCGAGTTGGGTGAGGCGCCGGCGCCCGGGAAGGCGGGCTGA